Proteins from one Anopheles nili chromosome 2, idAnoNiliSN_F5_01, whole genome shotgun sequence genomic window:
- the LOC128721455 gene encoding histone H4, which produces MTGRGKGGKGLGKGGAKRHRKVLRDNIQGITKPAIRRLARRGGVKRISGLIYEETRGVLKVFLENVIRDAVTYTEHAKRKTVTAMDVVYALKRQGRTLYGFGG; this is translated from the coding sequence ATGACTGGTCGCGGAAAGGGAGGAAAGGGTCTTGGAAAAGGAGGAGCCAAGCGTCACCGAAAGGTTCTTCGCGATAACATCCAGGGTATTACCAAGCCCGCCATCCGTCGTCTTGCCCGCCGTGGTGGAGTGAAGCGTATTTCCGGCCTCATCTATGAAGAAACCCGAGGTGTACTGAAGGTTTTCCTGGAAAACGTAATCCGTgatgccgtcacctacaccgAACACGCCAAGCGCAAGACGGTCACCGCCATGGATGTGGTGTACGCGCTGAAGCGCCAGGGACGTACGCTGTACGGATTTGGAGGTTAA